A single window of Caldimicrobium thiodismutans DNA harbors:
- a CDS encoding NIL domain-containing protein, translated as MLKKGLFLRFSPEIVEKPIVYRLVKDFNLAFNILKATITPGKEGIMIMELIGDNKEALERGLQFLKEMGVEVSSLGQQVMKNEEVCIHCGACTAVCPTGALYVDRKTFKVVYDPEKCTACGFCVSACITKAMEVYIQSEAA; from the coding sequence ATGCTCAAAAAGGGTCTATTTTTGAGATTTTCACCTGAAATTGTTGAGAAACCAATAGTTTACCGCTTAGTTAAGGACTTTAATCTTGCCTTTAACATCCTCAAGGCCACTATAACCCCTGGCAAAGAAGGAATCATGATTATGGAACTTATTGGGGACAACAAAGAGGCCCTTGAAAGGGGGCTCCAATTTTTAAAGGAGATGGGAGTTGAGGTTTCCTCCTTAGGTCAACAGGTGATGAAAAATGAAGAAGTTTGTATTCATTGTGGAGCCTGCACAGCGGTTTGCCCCACAGGGGCTCTTTATGTGGACAGGAAGACCTTCAAGGTGGTCTATGACCCTGAAAAATGCACTGCCTGCGGTTTTTGCGTCTCCGCTTGCATTACCAAGGCTATGGAGGTTTATATCCAGAGCGAAGCAGCTTAA
- the serA gene encoding phosphoglycerate dehydrogenase has product MKVLISDSLSEEGLEILRQAGLEVIYKPGLSPEELKQEISEVEGLIIRSGTKVTKEIIASAKKLKVIGRAGTGLDNVDIPSANERGIVVMNVPGGNTLSAAEHTLALLFAMARKIPQANASVRKGLWERKKFMGVELNGKVLGIIGLGRIGNIVAERALCLKMQVLAYDPFVTPDHASKKGIELVSLDELYKRADFITIHTPLTKETHHLLNKEAFAKMKKGVYIINCARGGIIDEEALHEAILLGKVAGAALDVFEKEPVSVDHPLLKLDQVIATPHLGASTVEAQKVVAVEIAKQVVDFLLSGIVRNAVNVPSISAEALKVLQPVLNLSEKIGLLSAQIAEGAIEEVEITYKGELARLEIKPVTLALVKGLLSPFLKEDVNYVNALFRAKERNIKVVEATTEETEDFTSLISVKIKHTQGETLVEGTLFGKKEPRVVRINGFRLDALPEGHMLYIFNEDKPGVIGKIGTILGKHRLNISRMYVGQDPMKKRNVILLSLDQSPTREAIADLEKEESVYLVKPLEL; this is encoded by the coding sequence ATGAAGGTGCTAATTTCAGATTCCCTATCTGAAGAAGGGCTTGAAATCTTGAGACAAGCTGGGCTTGAAGTTATTTACAAACCTGGATTATCCCCTGAAGAATTAAAACAAGAGATTTCAGAGGTTGAGGGGCTTATTATCAGAAGCGGCACAAAGGTTACTAAGGAAATTATTGCCTCAGCTAAAAAGCTCAAGGTCATTGGGAGAGCTGGAACCGGGCTTGATAATGTGGATATTCCCTCTGCAAATGAGCGAGGCATAGTGGTTATGAATGTGCCTGGGGGAAACACTCTTTCTGCAGCTGAACACACCTTGGCCCTATTATTTGCTATGGCAAGAAAGATCCCTCAGGCTAATGCCTCTGTCAGGAAAGGCCTTTGGGAGAGAAAAAAATTTATGGGAGTTGAGCTGAATGGAAAGGTTCTTGGAATTATTGGGCTTGGAAGAATAGGTAATATTGTAGCTGAGAGGGCCCTATGTTTAAAAATGCAAGTCTTAGCTTATGACCCCTTTGTAACGCCAGATCATGCATCTAAAAAAGGGATTGAGCTTGTTTCCTTAGATGAGCTTTATAAAAGAGCAGACTTTATTACTATTCACACTCCCCTTACTAAGGAAACCCATCACCTCCTCAACAAAGAGGCCTTTGCTAAAATGAAGAAGGGAGTTTACATTATAAATTGCGCAAGAGGTGGAATCATTGATGAAGAGGCCCTTCATGAGGCCATCCTATTAGGAAAAGTTGCTGGGGCTGCACTTGATGTTTTTGAAAAGGAGCCTGTTTCAGTGGATCACCCTCTTTTAAAACTTGACCAAGTCATTGCAACCCCTCATCTCGGGGCCTCAACTGTTGAAGCGCAAAAGGTTGTTGCTGTTGAAATCGCTAAACAGGTGGTTGATTTCCTCCTCTCCGGAATCGTGAGAAATGCAGTCAATGTCCCCTCTATCAGTGCTGAGGCTTTAAAGGTCCTTCAGCCAGTGCTCAATCTCTCTGAAAAAATTGGCCTACTTTCTGCTCAAATTGCCGAGGGCGCTATTGAGGAGGTTGAAATAACCTATAAAGGGGAGCTTGCTCGCCTTGAAATTAAACCTGTCACTTTAGCCTTGGTTAAGGGTCTTCTTAGTCCTTTTTTGAAAGAGGATGTCAATTATGTCAATGCCCTCTTTAGGGCAAAAGAGAGAAATATAAAGGTTGTTGAGGCAACCACAGAGGAGACGGAGGACTTTACCTCCCTCATCAGTGTTAAAATCAAGCACACTCAAGGGGAAACCCTGGTTGAAGGCACTCTTTTTGGAAAAAAAGAACCCAGAGTTGTCAGAATAAATGGCTTCAGATTAGATGCTTTACCTGAGGGACATATGCTTTATATTTTTAATGAGGACAAACCTGGTGTAATTGGAAAAATTGGAACCATTCTTGGAAAACACAGACTGAATATTTCAAGGATGTATGTTGGCCAGGATCCCATGAAAAAGAGAAATGTAATTCTTCTCAGCCTGGATCAATCCCCAACCAGAGAGGCTATAGCTGACCTTGAAAAGGAAGAAAGTGTTTATCTGGTCAAGCCTCTTGAGCTTTAA
- the amrS gene encoding AmmeMemoRadiSam system radical SAM enzyme: protein MKEALLYESLEDKKVRCYLCNHQCLIPNGKTGLCGVRKNEEGILYSLVYGRVIAEHIDPIEKKPLYHFLPGSYSYSIATVGCNFRCSFCQNFEISQFPHLYPGSIPGTPYSPKDIVKKALNHGCKSISYTYTEPTIYFEYALDCSKLAVKEGLKNVFVSNGYMTKSALDLIKDYLHGINVDLKAFTEGFYHRICKAKLKPILDNLKYLKKLGIWVEITTLVIPEENDSSEELRDIARFIRDELGPETPWHISRFYPQFKMQNKPYTSIETLQRAYYIGKEEGLYFVYIGNVPGNETENTFCPKCSTLLIERYGFAIISNQLKEDGLCPKCGFSIAGVWK from the coding sequence ATGAAGGAGGCTTTATTATATGAGTCCTTAGAGGATAAAAAGGTTCGTTGTTATCTTTGCAATCATCAATGCCTTATCCCTAATGGCAAAACAGGGCTTTGTGGAGTTAGAAAAAATGAAGAGGGTATCCTTTACTCCTTAGTTTATGGTCGCGTCATTGCTGAACATATTGATCCTATAGAAAAGAAGCCCCTTTATCACTTTTTACCAGGATCCTATTCCTATTCCATAGCTACTGTTGGTTGTAATTTTAGATGTTCCTTTTGTCAGAACTTTGAAATTTCTCAATTTCCCCATCTTTATCCCGGCTCAATTCCAGGGACACCTTACTCTCCAAAGGATATTGTGAAAAAGGCCCTTAATCATGGATGTAAAAGCATATCTTACACTTATACAGAGCCTACTATTTATTTTGAGTATGCCTTAGATTGCTCTAAATTAGCAGTCAAAGAGGGGCTTAAAAATGTCTTTGTCTCCAATGGATATATGACCAAGTCTGCCTTAGATCTCATTAAGGACTATCTGCATGGCATAAATGTGGATTTAAAGGCCTTTACAGAAGGATTTTATCATCGCATATGTAAAGCCAAATTAAAACCCATCTTGGATAACCTTAAGTATCTTAAAAAACTTGGTATCTGGGTTGAGATTACTACCCTTGTCATTCCTGAGGAAAATGATAGTTCAGAAGAGTTGAGAGATATAGCCCGATTTATAAGAGATGAACTTGGCCCTGAGACCCCCTGGCACATCTCCCGTTTTTATCCCCAGTTCAAGATGCAAAATAAACCCTATACCTCTATTGAAACTCTACAGAGGGCCTATTACATTGGTAAAGAAGAGGGTTTATATTTTGTTTACATCGGAAATGTCCCTGGTAACGAGACAGAAAATACCTTCTGCCCTAAGTGTTCAACCCTTCTAATTGAAAGATATGGCTTTGCTATTATCTCCAATCAACTTAAGGAAGATGGGCTTTGTCCTAAGTGTGGCTTTTCTATTGCTGGGGTCTGGAAATAG
- the rlmN gene encoding 23S rRNA (adenine(2503)-C(2))-methyltransferase RlmN has translation MKPNLRNLSLEEIKNLLQDLGEPPFRGEQVYHWITCKSALSFEEMTNLPRTLRKKLEENFCLDLPLVVNSQSDEEGTTKFALLLSDGEIIETVLIPERDHFTLCVSTQVGCAMGCRFCLTAKTGFKRNLEVYEILSQVVIAKKYLKTKQEKLPLRNIVFMGMGEPLANYSNLLKSLRILEDKKGFGFSRKRLTVSTAGLIPEMERLAKDFPTALALSLHAPDDELRQKLMPIARKFSLAELIKALERFPRVKKGRHTIEYTLIKGINDSLREAASLAKLLKGFPVKVNLIPYNPHPDLPFERPDESAVERFQKYLLSEGILTTVRKSKGLKISAACGQLRGKLLKKSYFQTPAIEKPHLGQSPSSLS, from the coding sequence ATGAAACCTAATTTACGAAACCTTTCTCTTGAAGAGATAAAGAACCTCCTTCAAGACCTTGGGGAACCACCTTTTCGGGGAGAACAGGTCTATCATTGGATAACCTGTAAATCTGCCCTTTCCTTTGAGGAAATGACCAATCTTCCCAGGACCTTACGAAAAAAACTTGAGGAGAACTTTTGTCTTGACCTGCCCCTTGTAGTTAATTCCCAGAGTGATGAGGAGGGCACCACCAAATTTGCCCTGCTACTTTCCGATGGGGAGATTATTGAAACAGTTCTTATCCCTGAAAGGGATCACTTTACTCTCTGTGTTTCCACTCAGGTGGGGTGTGCTATGGGATGCCGGTTCTGTTTGACTGCTAAGACAGGTTTTAAGAGAAACCTTGAGGTTTACGAGATCCTCTCTCAAGTCGTTATTGCCAAGAAATATCTTAAGACCAAGCAGGAGAAACTTCCCTTGCGAAATATAGTCTTTATGGGAATGGGTGAGCCTTTGGCTAATTATTCAAACCTTCTTAAATCCTTAAGGATCCTTGAAGATAAAAAGGGATTTGGTTTTTCAAGGAAGAGATTGACTGTCTCAACAGCTGGGCTTATCCCAGAAATGGAAAGACTTGCCAAGGATTTTCCCACTGCCCTGGCTCTATCTCTGCATGCTCCCGATGATGAGTTAAGGCAAAAACTTATGCCCATTGCCCGGAAATTTTCCCTTGCCGAACTTATTAAGGCCTTAGAAAGATTTCCCCGAGTTAAAAAGGGTAGACACACTATTGAATACACACTTATTAAAGGGATAAATGACTCTCTAAGAGAGGCTGCTTCACTTGCTAAGCTATTAAAGGGGTTTCCAGTAAAAGTTAATCTTATCCCCTATAATCCCCATCCTGATCTTCCCTTTGAAAGACCTGATGAATCGGCAGTTGAGAGATTTCAGAAGTATTTACTTTCAGAGGGCATTTTAACCACAGTCCGAAAAAGCAAAGGGCTTAAAATCTCAGCGGCTTGTGGCCAGTTAAGGGGAAAGCTTCTGAAAAAATCCTATTTCCAGACCCCAGCAATAGAAAAGCCACACTTAGGACAAAGCCCATCTTCCTTAAGTTGA
- a CDS encoding YcaO-like family protein, with product MQEKLKEKFFTPSRKVIADKALFPEETIKLVEERLKNCQMKIFKGLKRIDKGRLGIPVYLSLYDIQGTQITGNYKQMGKGASDILSQASALVELVERFSLFSFYRKTTERGILATFDELKEKAMPWEVFLQSVEDEEEPRVKDIALKFLKKIPFYFVPALEVRTKKVKYIPFHWFWLLYEYNGSAGGNTYPEASVQAICELIERHVNALSIRVNKPMPAIKRDSIQGGAGELLACFERLGIKTWIRDMTFGMPVPTIAVMAMDPSTYPERSEIVYAAGTGTSPERALIRALTEVAQLAGDFDTEGKYVESGLPKFDTLDSAEMVVSFDGEKALSDLPTLYAEEHVEEMTNLALAMKDKGFEVYLVDLEEEHLRLPAVYAIIPGILFRERTRIPYLYQMVRTLPIYLSPQENKTLLEEILKEVEDRYYIWAYYGNALKGLERLDEAIMAYEKALSLSPSEPDQIALYSHLADAYFRKGEWNQVVKVCEKALPLGEAPELYNLLGRALYKQSDYGNALQAFLKATELDPSSAIDYANAGYCLKAMNFIPPAEVFFRKALSLDPGLTMAQKGLEFCENLLHNKN from the coding sequence ATGCAAGAAAAACTTAAAGAAAAATTTTTTACACCTTCCAGAAAGGTCATAGCAGATAAAGCCCTTTTCCCTGAGGAAACCATAAAGCTTGTAGAGGAAAGACTGAAAAATTGTCAAATGAAGATCTTTAAAGGGCTCAAGAGGATTGATAAAGGAAGATTGGGAATTCCTGTTTACCTGAGCCTCTATGATATTCAGGGAACGCAGATTACAGGTAATTACAAACAGATGGGTAAGGGAGCAAGTGATATTCTCTCACAGGCAAGTGCCCTTGTGGAGCTTGTAGAAAGATTTTCCCTTTTCAGTTTTTATCGTAAAACTACTGAGAGGGGAATCCTTGCAACTTTTGATGAGCTTAAAGAAAAGGCTATGCCCTGGGAGGTCTTTCTTCAATCTGTAGAGGATGAGGAAGAGCCAAGGGTAAAAGATATAGCCCTGAAGTTTTTGAAAAAAATTCCCTTTTATTTTGTGCCAGCCCTTGAAGTTCGCACAAAAAAGGTCAAATACATCCCCTTTCACTGGTTCTGGCTCCTTTATGAGTATAACGGGTCAGCAGGGGGAAATACCTATCCTGAAGCCTCTGTTCAGGCTATCTGTGAACTCATTGAAAGACATGTCAATGCCCTTTCTATAAGGGTTAATAAACCTATGCCAGCCATAAAAAGGGATAGCATTCAAGGGGGGGCAGGAGAGCTTCTTGCCTGTTTTGAAAGATTAGGAATTAAGACCTGGATTCGGGATATGACCTTTGGTATGCCTGTTCCAACTATTGCGGTTATGGCTATGGACCCTTCAACCTATCCTGAAAGAAGTGAGATTGTCTATGCCGCTGGAACAGGCACAAGCCCGGAAAGGGCTCTCATTCGAGCTCTTACAGAGGTGGCTCAGCTTGCGGGAGACTTTGATACCGAAGGTAAATATGTGGAAAGTGGTCTTCCTAAGTTTGATACCTTAGACTCTGCAGAGATGGTGGTCTCCTTTGATGGAGAAAAGGCTTTGAGTGACCTACCTACGCTTTATGCAGAAGAGCATGTGGAAGAGATGACAAATCTTGCCTTAGCTATGAAAGATAAAGGCTTTGAGGTCTATCTGGTTGATCTTGAAGAGGAACACTTAAGGCTTCCTGCAGTTTATGCTATAATCCCTGGAATTCTCTTTAGAGAAAGAACCCGTATCCCCTATCTTTACCAAATGGTGCGCACATTACCTATTTATCTCTCTCCTCAAGAAAATAAAACCCTTTTAGAAGAGATCCTTAAGGAGGTTGAAGACCGTTATTATATCTGGGCCTATTATGGGAATGCTTTGAAGGGGCTTGAAAGGCTTGATGAGGCTATTATGGCCTATGAAAAGGCCTTAAGTCTCTCTCCTTCAGAGCCGGATCAGATTGCCCTTTACAGCCATTTGGCAGATGCCTATTTTAGAAAGGGAGAGTGGAATCAGGTGGTTAAGGTCTGCGAAAAAGCCCTTCCTCTTGGTGAAGCCCCAGAGTTATATAACCTTCTTGGTAGGGCCCTTTATAAACAATCTGACTACGGAAATGCCTTACAGGCCTTTTTAAAGGCAACAGAGCTTGATCCCTCTTCAGCCATTGATTATGCTAATGCAGGTTATTGTTTAAAGGCTATGAACTTTATACCTCCAGCTGAAGTCTTTTTCCGCAAGGCCCTCTCTCTTGACCCAGGTCTCACTATGGCTCAAAAGGGATTAGAATTTTGTGAAAACCTTTTGCATAATAAGAATTGA